In the genome of Lactuca sativa cultivar Salinas chromosome 3, Lsat_Salinas_v11, whole genome shotgun sequence, the window GTACATAGCAATAAGTCGAACGCTCCCCAAATGATCAGACTCTTAATATTTTAGTGGGACAATACAAAAAAACAAACGCAATAAAACATTTTTCTTTATATTAGTACAAGTTATGTATTTCATTATTAGGTATAAGACTcgtgtattacatgagttaattaaaaaatttaaatataaatgtctaaatatttaagaactttggatttataaaaaaataagaaaaataatgaattattaaaactgatttttttatcttttaaatttaaataaataaacaaagtaAACTAATGAACTTCAATTTGGAAATTTCAAAATAAGAAGGTAAGTCTATTAATGAAACTGATATTCATTAATTACTATATTtttttgtaattattacattaaagtattatgcaaaatttattaaaatagaaaaattcgtgaaatgacatgtggaaaagaaattaattcaaaataatcacaaaataacaTTTGACAAATTAAACGAGAGTGTGACATGtaacaaaaaatattatttattagagAGTTGATTTGCATAATTTGTTGGTATCTTCTATCGAAACCATACCTTATACTAGGGATGAGCATTAGGACCGCCGGAACCAGAACCGAATCGGAACCGAACCAGAACCGGAACCGATATTGGTAACAAGGTTCGGTTGCCGGttctccatttttatgaaaaccgATCTCGgttctaaaaaccggaaccggtttgACAATTTTCCCGTTTTTTAAAATGtgcataactcactcatatgaagtcggaattatttgatttttttttccaacatgtaatttggagtttgtaattcatttcTGACTATACAAACAtatgttttggttagatattgaatcaAACATATGACCCGAAAGAAAGAATATCGATGCTGCATTTTTTctatttcaacttttttttttgaatctGTCCCATTTTTTTAAACGTGCATAACTTATTCATATGACGTCAAAATTACTTGATTTTGTTTCCAACATGTAACTTGGTGTTTATACTTCATTTTATACTATAAAAGAACACatattttggttagatattgaatcagTTATAGACCTTGGAAGACAACATATCGATGCTGCATATTTTCTGTTTCAACATTTTTTTTGGAATCTGTTCTGCTTTTAAAATGCGCGTAATtcactcatatgaagtcggaaTTACTTAATTCTTTTTTTATCATGTAATTTAATGTTTGTACTTCAATTTAGAATATAAAAAGTCATAATTTGGTTAAATATTAAATCATTTATAAGCTGATAACATATCATCTATAATATTTCAATCGGTTCTAGTTTGAAAAATAACCGAAAACGGCTAACGATCCGGTCCTTATAATATATGAAAACTGGCTTCGAACCGGTGAGGTTCTAAATTTTAAAGCTCATCCCTACCTTATACCAATTGAGCGCCTTATTACCTCCATCCCTTCAACCATCCATGTCTGATTTTTAGCCAATCGTCAACTGAAACCGGAGAAAATTATTTCACAGGGAGAAGTAGCTATCTCAATGCACTCCAATCTGTAAATAAGGCAAGTTTTTTGGAGGGGAAGATAGAAAAACCCTATTTCACTTCTGCGGATTTTCAATATTGGGTTCAATGGAATGGGGTAGTACAATTGTGGATTTTCAATGCAATTTGTAAAGTTTGGAATGACTTTGAGTTTGGGTAACGATTTACTCAGCGGAATGCACAACAAGAAAGGTCGGCAATTTCTACCAGTCCTACCTGTGGGATTGATTAAGAATGCAAGATATGTCTGAAGAAGATAATGTATTTAATTTCTTGATGGGTTCTTAATTCGATCTCAAATCTTGAGCATCGAAGTCCAATCAAACTTGGCATTTATATTGGGAGTGATTGCATTAACTTGCATCCATTAATGGTAAAGTGGTAAACCAAGACTAGTCTCTTGTTTCTTTCCCTGTCTTTATGGATAATAAACATAGACTAAACACTTTGTAATGCTCTTCGAAACTTAGCACACTTGCTTGTCTTTTTGATAAATGCTCTCTAGAAGAATATTCTTATCTGCCTCCTTTAATTATGGAAATTATTAAAAAtttcttcttgttcttgttttCCCACTTCACAATTCTTGAAGCAAACAACAAGATTAATCGTATTCAAGCTCCCTTTATATTGCATATGAAATCATATCTGATTATTCCTGAATTCCAACCAAAATGTTCATTCTTCATATCATCTTCACCTTTCTAGCTACAACTCTACTACTAGTTCTCATAACCTTTTTAGCTCTCATACTAAAAATCTTCATCGGAAAATCAATAAAAGACCCAAAATATCCCCCGGTTGTTGGCACTGTTTTTGGTCAACTCTTCTACTTCAATAAACTTCATGACTATTTTACCGATATTGCCCTCAAACACCCTACTTTCAGGCTTCTTGCCCCCGATCAAAGTGAACTATACACTACTGATGTTCGAAATATAGAACACATACTTAGAACCAACTTTGAAAACTACTCAAAAGGCGAGTATAACAAGGATATAGTAACTGACTTATTTGGCAATGGGATTTTTGCAGTTGATGGCGTTAAGTGGAAACAACAGAGAAAGCTTGCAAGTTTTGAATTCTCAACAAGAGTGTTAAGGGACTTCAGTTGTATAGTTTTCAGAAAAAATGCAGCAAATTTGGTTAGAGTCGTTTCAGAGTTTGCTAAGGCCAATAAAGTTTTTGATGTACAAGTAAGcctctttttttttcttcctttAATCAACTTAAAAAGACTTTTACGCATACATGTAAGTATGCAACCCTCTATTGATGCATGTGGGATGAATTGTTATAAGATCATTGAACTGTTGTGTCTTAAATTTTTTAGAACTTGCTTATGCAATGCACCTTGGATTCAATATTCAAAGTTGGCTTTGGagttgatttgaattgtcttgaaGGATGTAGCAAAGAAGGGGGTGCATTTATCAAGGCCTTTGATGACTCTAATGCATTAATATACTGGCGCTATGTAGATCCCTTTTGGAAGCTCAAAAGATTTCTTAATATTGGTTGTGAAGCTAATCTTCGAAAAAACATCAAATTGATCAATAATTTTGTTCTCAATTTGATAAGCAAGAAAAGAGAGCAACTAGAAATGAATCAACACTATGTAAGTTTTATGCTATCTTTATTAATTAAGTCGCTAAATCAAATAAAATAGTCAAAGCAATTTGTGTTTTTTCAATTAATTGACTTTTGTGGTAAACTATTGATTTTAAGAATGAGGAGAAGGAGGATATACTTTCAAGATTTCTGATTGAGAGCAAGAAGGACCCGAGAATGAATGATGAATATCTAATGGATATAATCCTCAATTTTCTGATTGCTGGAAAAGATACTAGTGCAAATACACTTTCTTGGTTCTTCTACATGCTTTGTAAAAATCCACTTGTGCAAGAAAAAGTTGTTGAAGAAATACAAAAGATTATAGGAAATCAAGAAAACGGGTCTACAATCGAAGATTTTGTTGATAAAATAACTGATGAAGTACTCGAAAAGATGTATTATCTTCATGCAGCTTTGAGTGAAACCTTGAGATTATACCCTGCAGTGCCTCTGGTAATTATAAAGATCTTTTAAGAGATTGACTTTTTTACCATTTTAATTGACTTGCTAACAAaacaaacttattctaaaaatgGTCAAAGTTTCTTATAGTTTTCACGAATTAGAGATTTTAGACAAACACAACATCATAGTGCTATTTTTTTTACAAGCTTATTCTACAACCACGGTTAATTCAGGACCATAAATTGTCTACAGTGGGGTTACAAATAAACCATTAggtaattttttaaataaattacatttttagtccttgatTATAGTTGACTTTTGCAATTTTGGATCTTAAAACATTTTTGATCCCTACTACaagtaaacatatattttttggaCGGAAATTGCAAAAATTAGCTATACTCACCACCAAAAACAATATTTTCACATGTATCAGGAAAAAAAATGTCACAGAAACCTCAAAAAATAAcccaaattccaaaaaaaaaaaaaacatttacgaAAATTGCAAAAATCGACTGTACTCTAAGTACCAAAAGTCAGCAAAACAATATTTTTACTTTGGATAAGGAATGAAAAATGTTACAAGAACCAAAAATAATGACCCAAATTCCAAAAAAACGATTTGAGACAAAGAAAAAAAACGACCATACACTAAGTACCAAAAATGCAATTTgttataattattaattattgttgttAGTAATAGATAACTCGAATATATTTGTACCCTTTATCTATATTGTTATTAATAAAAttagaaacttaaaaaaaaaactttaaaacatCTTTGTAAACTTATTTTATAGGTGGAATTCACCTACATTATATGTAAATAAATAATGTATGCTATATCTTGTTGTATATTTTGTTCTAAGGATGGGAGAGTTGCAGACATGGATGACAATCTCCCTGATGGCTTCAAGTTAAAAAAAGGGGACGGTGTGTATTACATGTCATATGCGATGGGAAGAATGGATTACATATGGGGAGATGATGCTGACGATTTCAAACCCGAAAGATGGATAAATGATAATGGAGTTTTCCAACCAGAATCTCCTTTCAAATTCGTAGCATTTCATGTAAGTAAATGTCATTCACTATTTCACTATATCTATGGATCGTCTTTTGACTTTGAAGTCAAACTTATTGCTACGAAGTCACGAAGATAGTCTTGAAGTAATGTTTGGTCTATCGTTATATTTACCTAATATAATATAGGGAAACATCATGAAAATAGATCCTACTTTAATAGCACCAAATCTTATGTTTTTTTGCATTGATTTTGATGCAAAATTGCTTCCAGACAATACCAAAAATAGCGTTGAGAATAATAAATAGCAAATATCATGTTAAAGAATTTATTAACATCAaatttggttttttatttttatttttatttttatttttagttttattttacaAATCGGTCTTTCAGtattaatttttatgttttttgttgTTTATTATTTGTCTATAATAATGTGTGTGTAATTTTTGCTATTTGGACATGTTATATAACAAATCACGTTGATATTATTTTATTATGGAATTTGATgttttaataaacttatttaaacatatataatgttttttaagtttaatgtttcaTACTTATTTAAATGGTTGTTTAAATActataacaattaattaaatataagtaatttattttgattataattgtCTAATAACATACTATTTAAATTATTGGAATATTATATATTAACTTTTAAAAGTTCGGAAAAAGGATAAACCTAGAATAAGTTAAAAGAATAATTACTTTTGCAGCAAATATTCCAACATTTTATGATTCTAGCCCAATTTTGTTTGGCACATATAAACTAGTTTAGTTTTTGAGTTTATTAGAATGTTTGATGTGACCACAAAAAATGCTTATGATAATTTTTTAATACACTATTTTTAATAGCTTATTGATAATATAGTTTATGAgttaaaactaattttttttagcTAACACGCTAGAGACGTCATTGGTTGAAATGACGTTGGGATTTAGtttgaaaattatattttcaaaacataattcactttaaaagataataataataattattaattacATTTTGGGTCTAAAAACCAATATGATAAAGTTGTATTTGTAACATGACAAAGTTATAAATGAAACATTATAATACTTTTATATTATCTATTTTCGATTTCGATGTTAGTGTTCGAATATAtgaaatttgtatttattttcaaAGTCACCACATTATGTGTTAAATTCGGTTATTTGCAAGCCGGGACCATATATTTCATCGAGGTTAACATATAAATTActaaatattatattttcattCCATTTCCCGTATAGTAAGATCCAAGCAAAATCCAGAAAGTATGGCAATTGCTGAATAAGTGTTCACATGTTTCTTTTCTTATGATTACTATGTATGTTATGGACTCTAATATGACAACTTAGCAGGCTGGTCCAAGGATCTGTTTGGGGAAGGATTTTGCATATCGTCAGATGAAGATAATTTCGATTGCTGTTCTTCGTTTCTTTATGTTCAAATTAGCCGATGAATCAAGAAAAGTGACTTATAGAACCATGTTCACACTTCACATTGACGAAGGTCTTCATCTTTTTGCGGTTCCAAGAACATCATTATAAGAATGATCATAAACATAAGTCTTGTTATGTTAGTATATATGAATTACTTTTTGATATGTAACACCCTAGCTTTAGAAATATAATTTTCTAACTATTAATAAATGTTTTCTAGAATTTCCTTTGATTCTAAACTAATTATAAATACTCAACTATTTATGTTGCAAGTATCCAAATAATGATTTGGGGAAGGGATGAAAATAAAAAGTAATTTTATCGGGTGGCTTGGCAAGATGTCTTAAGTCCTAAAAATCTTTGTGGCTTAGGGGTTGGAAGTCTTAAATGGTGTACCTTTGCCTTCAAAATGGTTGTCCACATTAAATGTAGAAGACAAACCTTTATGGATGAACGAAATTGTTGCCTTTAATAATCTCACTATCTATGATGTAAACCCTTTGGCCAAGAAAGGTTTACCATGGGTTTCTTATCAATTCCAAAAGTAAGGGAAGATCTAATGGATTTGGGTATGGACTTTAAAAGTTTGTGTTGTAGAAAGCGTTAGGTATAAAAGAAAACGATAAACGAAAACATATATGTGAAATATGAGagatcaaaaacgaaatcaaagcaCACGTAACACATGGATTTAAGTGGCTCACACTATCTTGCCATAGGCTACGTCCACTGttgaacaagagagagagagagattttattcCACACATGCTTTTCTGCTACAATGTTACAGATACGGTCGTTCATAAATATATAAACGAGAAAATCTGACATAAACCTAAAAGGCAAAGCCcgaaaaaaacacacacactaaaaAAAGCCCAAAAAAGTTTCAGTCTTTAAAATTCCAGATCTGATGATAAGTCTCTAGATCTAACAATCTCCTACTTGGAGGCTTGATCAACATTCAACTGCCAACCAAGTCCGTATTCTATGtaacacctctctctctctctctagtccCTGCCTCCTTTTCAAGTTTCTAGAACCTAGCTGAAGCCATGCACATCTTCAACTTATGAGTTGGTAACACCTTAGTAAACATATCAACTAGGTTCTTCGTACCAAGGATAGTGAAAACATACACAGTAGTGCTTTTTCCCGCATCCGCACATCCCCCTAAATCAGCATCAGTTAATCCTTCCAAAACCACTTTATTTCTGTTGAAACATAAAACGACTTTAGAAGTACCTTTCAAGTAACGTAGCAGCCACTTGAACCCATCCCATTGCTCTTTACCCGGATTTGACATAAATCTATTCATAATTCCTACTGCATGTGCAATGTCCGGTCTGGTGCACACCATAACATAGATCAAGTTGCCAACTGCTGATGTATATGAGATTTTGACCATTTATTCTCTGTCTTCATCCGTCTTTGGGGACTGTTTCTTTGAAAATTTTATCTGACTTACCAAAGGTGTACTTCTTGGTTTTGCATCAGTCATGTTGAACTTCTCTAGAATCTTTATGATATAATTTTGCTATGAAAGATCTACAGTTCCAACAACTCTGTCTCTGACTATGCTCATCCCAAGAATTTGTTTGGTAGCTCCTAAGTCCTTCATCTCGAACTCTTTGGAGAGCCGCTGCTTCAGTTTGTTGATTTCATGTATGTCTGATCCAAcaacctgatgggttttagccataagaacatcctatgtgctcatgcaaaccctaatgcttggatctaggtttctctattgtacatgcaattcatccaagactttaaccttagttctagcatacaattaatgatattaacatgtgaaagggttttagatcttaccttgattgttatgtagtaataacaatctcaaatcctccttgtaatgactttagaaagcttagagtcacaagtgtcactcctctaatggttcacaaacaccaagagcaagaggatgaagaataaggagagaggaggctgcccaaaacgtgtagaaactCCAATGGAActctttttcacatttttggggcttaagggtactatatatatatatacatgtaggctattagggttttcaactaggaaaccctaatctgactgcttaagccctaagcagcccatggacccttttataatatcctttggacgatttctaatgggtttccccatagaattcgtccaacctattattccaaggtaatccatagcccaaatgcaattatcttataattacagttccagtcccttaagtttaattaatctcttttagccacaaaattaattatcaattaattcttgaataatattaattaaacaatatgatttctcctttaatatattattctcataatatattaataaatcataattaatcttctctcttcataattcatcctatcaagttgctttggtgaaggcaacccaaaaggaccatgcaccatcgggtcaagtacataccaaaatagttatggacttagacaataatccaCCACAACCAACGTATCATCAACATATAATGTTGGGTCAAAaatgtggtttatactttacttttctagaaaaatgtatttttgtgtcttggaccgtaaacaacttggtgtttacggccgtatacgtgtttacggccgtaaacaggtttatggccgtaaacccatttacgacccatgttcaccaagcctatattctccaagtataaatataggtgtaaggtgtgaggagtagattgatgaatagaagagagtttacggccagagagagagagagagagaaaggagcgtatgtgtgtaactgtgtgaatcttgtatccggatcatcattatattcaatacatacaagattcatcatattcttcttctctttctcttctattttatctgacatcatttGTTTGATTAGGATTttgcaccatcaaacagatctaattgatacacaggcaaattagggacttacacttGGTATCAGAGTTTGGTTGTATCAGTTAATTTTGTCAGATTcagagcattatttgatcttattttcaaaatatttttgcgttttttggatagatctctgaaaaataaggggggtttgttcttcgtgtttttcataaaaaaggtttttgatcgagttttggagcttcaaagtcgaaaaatcggtgtttttagTCGAAATCTGCGAGGGTGTAGCGGAGTTTGcagccggcggctagggtttcggagttcacgaCCCGAGGTTCACGGTCCGGAGTTTGCTTCCCGAGGTTCACGGTCCGGAGTTTGCTGCCTAAAGTTCACGGTCCGAGCTTGCTGCCCGAAGTTTACAGTCCGAGCTTGCGGCCTCGGAGTTTACGACCGGCTTCGGTTTGCGGTCCTCGGTGGTTTACAGCCTCGTCCTCACATAGCTTCTCGCCTCGCATCAAAAATAAGACACGCTTTCGAGGTGCTGGGGATCGAACACGCGACCTCCAGCTCACAAACACAGCGTCTTACCATCTTAGCTAGCAAGCTCCTTGTGTCATTCCTCCGAAGTTTAAAACATAACCCGTCTTTTTCGCTTCAAGTTTCGCacttttgacacttttaaccccaaaattcaattccttttaattttaaattcatttttcatccaaaataaaaaaaataataaataaataaataaaataaattaaattaaaattaataaataaaattatattttaatttttgacttttattttttaacttttgacctcaaattttgactttgacttccaagttagacctttgactttaaattttgactttttcgtttaacttttaagttttcaaatttagcttttcggtttgacttttaagtttgacttttcaagtttgacttttgagtttaactttttaaatttgacttttaaggttgacttttgaggtttattatcaaagggtttgacttttaagtttgattttggcttctagttgtgctttttaattgattttaaggtctacaagggagttgaaaacatgaaagagattCGTCAGgttatgttaagacaaaatttcaacattttcgatatccctggagaaactctcgaaactcagttgcaacgatttactacacttactactgagatgaatatagctgagatcttcttgtctaagtttgagataaacaaaaagctactgaattcacttccgaaatcgtgggatataaacgtggctatcatcaagaatataaaagatctcaatcatct includes:
- the LOC111886584 gene encoding cytochrome P450 704C1 isoform X1; this translates as MFILHIIFTFLATTLLLVLITFLALILKIFIGKSIKDPKYPPVVGTVFGQLFYFNKLHDYFTDIALKHPTFRLLAPDQSELYTTDVRNIEHILRTNFENYSKGEYNKDIVTDLFGNGIFAVDGVKWKQQRKLASFEFSTRVLRDFSCIVFRKNAANLVRVVSEFAKANKVFDVQNLLMQCTLDSIFKVGFGVDLNCLEGCSKEGGAFIKAFDDSNALIYWRYVDPFWKLKRFLNIGCEANLRKNIKLINNFVLNLISKKREQLEMNQHYKEDILSRFLIESKKDPRMNDEYLMDIILNFLIAGKDTSANTLSWFFYMLCKNPLVQEKVVEEIQKIIGNQENGSTIEDFVDKITDEVLEKMYYLHAALSETLRLYPAVPLDGRVADMDDNLPDGFKLKKGDGVYYMSYAMGRMDYIWGDDADDFKPERWINDNGVFQPESPFKFVAFHAGPRICLGKDFAYRQMKIISIAVLRFFMFKLADESRKVTYRTMFTLHIDEGLHLFAVPRTSL
- the LOC111886584 gene encoding cytochrome P450 704C1 isoform X2, which codes for MFILHIIFTFLATTLLLVLITFLALILKIFIGKSIKDPKYPPVVGTVFGQLFYFNKLHDYFTDIALKHPTFRLLAPDQSELYTTDVRNIEHILRTNFENYSKGEYNKDIVTDLFGNGIFAVDGVKWKQQRKLASFEFSTRVLRDFSCIVFRKNAANLVRVVSEFAKANKVFDVQNLLMQCTLDSIFKVGFGVDLNCLEGCSKEGGAFIKAFDDSNALIYWRYVDPFWKLKRFLNIGCEANLRKNIKLINNFVLNLISKKREQLEMNQHYDILSRFLIESKKDPRMNDEYLMDIILNFLIAGKDTSANTLSWFFYMLCKNPLVQEKVVEEIQKIIGNQENGSTIEDFVDKITDEVLEKMYYLHAALSETLRLYPAVPLDGRVADMDDNLPDGFKLKKGDGVYYMSYAMGRMDYIWGDDADDFKPERWINDNGAGPRICLGKDFAYRQMKIISIAVLRFFMFKLADESRKVTYRTMFTLHIDEGLHLFAVPRTSL